The Halosimplex litoreum genome has a window encoding:
- a CDS encoding NAD(P)/FAD-dependent oxidoreductase yields MERTGSADPTDRDRQQEPQLEADGGSALADSYDVVVGGSGMSASTTATILGKHGFDVAMIEAGTHPRFAIGEAMLPQSSMWMWIVGEYHDIPEIQYLSDANEIVDNVTASCGIKHSIGFAYHEPDRPVSADRSHQLIPPNLPFYSESHLLREDVDHYLVEVAQEYGVDYVDETEITDVDIGTDAVTVTTDRGAATASFYVDGTGGNSTLADQLGYRENAPELETDSRAIFTHVEGLDPFDEVLEADARPGQSNRLHDGTLHHVFDGGWMWVIPFDNFERSEATRASVGLMLDREKYPVDESVEPAAEVERIVSQFPDVERHLDSADPVMPWTRTGRIQRSASHSSGHRHYLTSNTYGFVDPLYAIGLVDTFESVFVSTKLLLDAFEDGDFSAERFAPVDELHRRQLLNNDRLISNAYKSMGDFRLWNAWTQMWLGQVLFHDLYIQRHCFNYLESGQTAEFDPLLDEAAPGAGAPFATQKETMHRTMADLLDAYEAGETSADRAADQMLAEMRQADWLPKHVYDWGADRARHVDFSNPELVGKLIQWGKTDSPDRIREDLFDFTVPEMA; encoded by the coding sequence ATGGAACGTACAGGATCGGCCGATCCGACAGACCGTGATCGACAACAGGAACCACAACTCGAGGCCGACGGCGGCTCGGCGCTCGCGGATTCGTACGACGTCGTCGTCGGCGGGTCCGGGATGTCGGCGTCGACGACGGCGACGATCCTGGGGAAACACGGGTTCGACGTGGCCATGATCGAAGCCGGGACTCACCCGCGGTTCGCCATCGGCGAAGCCATGTTGCCCCAGAGTTCGATGTGGATGTGGATCGTCGGGGAGTACCACGATATCCCGGAGATCCAGTATCTCAGCGACGCGAACGAGATCGTGGACAACGTCACCGCTTCCTGCGGGATCAAACACTCGATCGGCTTCGCCTACCACGAACCGGACCGGCCGGTGTCCGCCGACCGCTCCCACCAGTTGATCCCGCCGAATCTACCCTTTTACAGCGAGAGTCACCTGCTTCGCGAGGACGTCGACCACTACCTCGTCGAGGTCGCCCAGGAGTACGGCGTCGACTACGTCGACGAGACCGAGATCACCGACGTGGACATCGGTACCGACGCGGTGACGGTCACGACCGACCGCGGCGCCGCCACGGCGTCGTTCTACGTCGACGGGACCGGCGGCAACTCCACCCTCGCGGACCAGCTGGGCTATCGCGAGAACGCGCCCGAGCTGGAGACCGACTCCCGGGCGATATTCACCCATGTCGAGGGGCTCGACCCGTTCGACGAGGTGCTCGAAGCGGACGCCCGGCCGGGGCAGTCCAACCGTCTCCACGACGGGACGCTCCACCACGTGTTCGACGGCGGGTGGATGTGGGTCATCCCCTTCGACAACTTCGAGCGGTCCGAGGCCACCAGAGCGAGCGTCGGCCTGATGCTGGACCGCGAGAAGTACCCGGTCGACGAGTCCGTCGAGCCGGCCGCGGAAGTCGAGCGTATCGTCTCGCAGTTCCCGGACGTCGAGCGCCACCTCGACTCGGCGGACCCGGTGATGCCCTGGACCCGAACCGGGCGGATCCAGCGCAGCGCCAGCCACTCGTCGGGTCACCGTCACTACCTCACGAGCAACACCTACGGCTTTGTCGACCCGCTGTACGCGATCGGGCTGGTCGACACCTTCGAGTCGGTGTTCGTCTCCACGAAGCTCCTGCTGGACGCGTTCGAGGACGGGGACTTCTCGGCCGAACGGTTCGCGCCCGTCGACGAGCTGCACCGCCGACAGCTCCTGAACAACGACCGGCTCATCAGCAACGCGTACAAGTCGATGGGCGACTTCCGGCTCTGGAACGCCTGGACGCAGATGTGGCTGGGCCAGGTGCTGTTCCACGACCTCTACATCCAGCGACACTGCTTCAACTACCTGGAGTCGGGGCAGACTGCCGAGTTCGACCCCCTGCTCGACGAGGCGGCGCCCGGTGCTGGGGCACCGTTCGCGACGCAGAAAGAGACGATGCACCGGACGATGGCCGACCTGCTGGACGCCTACGAGGCGGGCGAGACGAGTGCCGACCGCGCTGCCGACCAGATGTTAGCCGAGATGCGCCAGGCCGACTGGCTCCCGAAGCACGTCTACGACTGGGGGGCCGACCGAGCGCGACACGTCGACTTCTCGAACCCCGAACTGGTCGGGAAGCTCATCCAGTGGGGCAAAACCGACTCCCCCGACCGGATCCGGGAGGATCTATTCGACTTCACGGTCCCGGAGATGGCCTGA
- a CDS encoding VWA domain-containing protein, translating to MGPLGRIGALGCALMLVMAAIPPVVGGTTGSAAIGTAGNEATLAGAGNVPAKPPAALKAEAAAAIDDVSVEKNRSISARDRAFERINGTLDDYRDPVRLASMQSFTDDAVGVQALAKLARSEANVTALRASRYVALADNRTAYQTILDARRALNQTEGKVANQGLRRSAEAHFDNAQRQFDRAQRQLGRANDSEGRRAISQYAQAIRTLRTSWQQAQLTLHFLDREIDPAVTIVNRADPIRNGSETTTRVVTVQFSDPRPWTLGNLTVYVDGEQRRSQPVDRLGNGPMDNRTVGVPVRLSERVANVTVVVSDTDIKPGQNGKQNARTTRSRATLLLDGDGLNESTEAKLGTDPLDPDSDSTETERDESDDGVIDGRADFDRDGLGTLAEFDLGTDPLVADTDDDGLRDGVEQLFLPTDPLDPDTDDDGTLDGAEDRDGDTLTTAEEIEAGSSPFRADTDGDRLSDAEEVNGETNVTDPDTDDDGLLDGVEGTGPFDTDPLNPDTDGDGVLDGNETYTTDAGNESLGISIDVTGEGNVAGATTVRQGDQGQFDTPQVANITATPVVSIQSQRDFERANITFTYEESDLPRHNESRLGVFRWNDTVQGFVPVNSTVDTSANTVSAETSHFSQYAVLDVERWKDGFTTVPQPNRRSGDGEDTNASETDPLDAAFVLDSSGSMEGTDPQDLRATAAKRFVGALLEGDRAAVVDFDSDGRLTEPLTTDRAAVNESIDRLDQYGGTNLTDGLDTALAEFAANSSADRQKVTILLTDGQGPGNADKIRALSREMAERNITLYTVGFSNANAELLSEIANTTGGTSYFAENASQLPRVFSRVATNTTGGTDSDGDGLTDATERSGFTDETLPVSVVPFSTDPNDAQTDADGLSDGAEVGSIVQRSVAFTIVTDGEPFSQRLSGGNWQIHSNPTKVDTDGDGLTDDTETDGWTVPTINRSGQAYRYATHEANGSVHVDSNPRKKDSDGDVITDSAEKFRAHTDPSGDVRYGIAGTLATRAVKLDDTRDSDQDGFPDRQEFQGIPTQVDGSFVQFETDPLNPDTDGDELHDSEEFESLTTVDRDIGVTSVQRDIFPLVSDPTETDSDGDQLSDLAERRFGTTPLAANPDGDQFTDFADPQPYTENLPPEITISTDNKWIGNEIEVSATDNNALERINATYVGENNFGETRTDTYLETGIEGQSATITPAAPSSAKRLIVTAVDDNGNAYSYTAEIQNDGSGVSIVSANVLVAGLPGQVARKGTQQTLRTPTPAGKAVVGGLTIGAVAGSTGYLILDHKFTTDIETGTYPAPLYSGEPAVSYPEAGVEIPPGHVERAGGFVRGYGWAYIQAATELTKEEIGTVLAAEETREVTISRTERVERKALIALIGGSGGPQKVAIVVTVAGAISRVVTQQIDSAVDDQQALDNAEEFVDKNGESSLDCTDGLDGSVSSDDLSELSQEECQTLQQLDITDEQRAGLVSAYVSLSDASQARLVELVERSKQGQVEFLAEADSETISALVTGHNPEDSYQQAILRVASDDVDPSDEQVERVVQEIGSQNGIARINAQQLVVNAGDPGIKLVDAFSGSEPDTLESFLTADLNDADMRTWRSVLAERAADSSSAIEYQDVGEYARNVREIQSLVEADGTEITDPNRVVQETIYNSEDDGQILGQMLEARRTAHYANSYDRVIVDPETSGDGEPDLQVDRDSGPDKYIEIKMVEGDLDRGLKLKDKIIEADGSFNGISDGQNIVVEITAQGEITDDFNSNTPETESPIESFKGIIEAKRQGADIENVPKDIDGLENPEMRVRVIDQDGNVVDGGEFVVSSIYKELNNGN from the coding sequence ATGGGGCCACTGGGCCGAATCGGGGCACTGGGGTGTGCCCTCATGCTGGTGATGGCAGCGATTCCCCCCGTTGTGGGTGGTACGACCGGATCTGCGGCGATCGGGACGGCGGGCAACGAGGCGACGCTGGCTGGCGCGGGTAACGTTCCCGCCAAACCGCCGGCCGCGCTGAAAGCCGAGGCCGCGGCGGCGATCGACGACGTGAGCGTCGAAAAGAACCGTTCCATCTCGGCGCGGGATCGGGCGTTCGAGCGGATCAACGGGACACTCGACGATTACCGCGATCCCGTGCGGCTGGCGTCGATGCAGTCGTTCACCGACGACGCAGTCGGGGTGCAAGCGCTCGCGAAACTCGCCCGGTCGGAGGCGAACGTCACTGCCTTGCGGGCGAGCCGCTACGTCGCGCTCGCGGACAATCGGACAGCCTACCAGACGATACTCGACGCCCGACGGGCGCTGAATCAGACCGAGGGCAAAGTAGCGAATCAGGGGCTGCGCCGCAGCGCAGAGGCGCACTTCGACAACGCCCAGCGGCAGTTCGACCGGGCACAGCGACAGTTGGGTCGGGCGAACGACTCCGAAGGTCGGCGAGCGATCAGCCAGTACGCCCAGGCGATCCGGACGCTGCGGACGAGCTGGCAGCAGGCACAGCTGACGCTGCACTTCCTCGACCGTGAGATCGACCCAGCCGTGACGATCGTAAATCGTGCGGACCCGATCCGTAACGGTTCGGAGACGACAACGCGAGTCGTCACCGTCCAGTTCTCGGACCCGCGCCCGTGGACGCTCGGCAATCTGACCGTGTACGTCGACGGCGAACAGCGCCGTTCACAGCCGGTCGACCGGCTCGGGAACGGACCGATGGACAATCGGACGGTCGGCGTGCCCGTGCGGCTGTCCGAGCGCGTGGCGAACGTCACCGTCGTCGTCAGTGACACAGACATAAAGCCCGGGCAGAACGGCAAGCAGAACGCCCGGACGACGCGGTCGCGTGCGACGCTGTTGCTCGACGGCGACGGACTCAACGAGTCGACCGAGGCCAAGCTGGGTACCGACCCGCTCGACCCCGACAGCGACTCGACCGAAACCGAGCGAGACGAGAGCGACGACGGCGTCATCGACGGCCGAGCGGACTTCGATCGCGACGGACTCGGCACGCTCGCGGAGTTCGACCTCGGGACTGACCCGCTGGTCGCCGACACGGACGACGACGGACTGCGCGATGGCGTCGAGCAGTTATTCCTGCCGACCGACCCGCTCGATCCGGACACCGACGACGACGGGACGCTCGACGGCGCCGAGGATCGGGACGGCGACACCCTGACAACGGCGGAGGAAATCGAGGCCGGCAGTTCGCCGTTCCGCGCCGACACGGACGGTGACAGGCTGTCCGACGCGGAGGAAGTGAACGGCGAGACCAACGTCACCGACCCCGACACGGACGACGACGGCCTGCTGGACGGCGTCGAAGGCACTGGGCCGTTCGACACGGACCCGCTCAACCCAGATACCGACGGCGACGGCGTCCTCGACGGCAACGAGACCTACACGACCGACGCAGGCAACGAGTCACTCGGCATCTCCATCGACGTGACCGGCGAGGGCAACGTCGCAGGTGCGACGACGGTTCGGCAGGGCGACCAGGGGCAGTTCGACACGCCACAGGTCGCGAACATCACCGCGACGCCGGTCGTCAGCATCCAGTCCCAGCGTGACTTCGAGCGGGCGAACATCACGTTCACCTACGAAGAATCGGATCTCCCGCGACACAACGAATCGCGACTCGGCGTCTTCCGCTGGAACGACACCGTCCAGGGGTTCGTACCCGTCAACTCGACGGTCGACACGAGTGCGAACACCGTCTCGGCGGAGACGAGCCACTTCTCGCAGTACGCCGTCCTCGACGTCGAGCGATGGAAGGACGGGTTCACGACGGTTCCGCAGCCGAACCGTCGTAGCGGGGATGGTGAGGACACGAACGCGAGCGAGACCGACCCGCTCGATGCCGCGTTCGTGCTGGACTCCTCCGGGTCGATGGAGGGCACCGACCCACAGGACCTGCGGGCGACGGCAGCCAAGCGGTTCGTCGGCGCGCTCCTCGAAGGTGACCGGGCGGCCGTCGTCGACTTCGATTCCGACGGTCGGCTGACGGAACCGCTGACGACCGACCGCGCGGCGGTCAACGAGAGTATCGACCGGCTCGACCAGTACGGTGGTACGAACCTGACCGACGGGCTCGACACTGCACTCGCGGAGTTCGCCGCCAACAGCAGCGCCGACCGGCAGAAAGTCACCATTCTGCTAACCGACGGTCAAGGCCCGGGCAACGCCGACAAGATCCGAGCACTCTCCCGGGAGATGGCCGAGCGGAACATCACTCTCTACACGGTCGGGTTCAGCAACGCGAACGCGGAGCTGTTGAGCGAGATCGCGAACACGACCGGTGGGACCTCCTACTTCGCGGAGAATGCCAGCCAGTTACCGCGGGTGTTCTCGCGAGTCGCGACCAACACCACCGGCGGCACGGACTCCGACGGCGACGGACTGACCGACGCGACCGAACGCTCCGGGTTCACTGACGAGACGCTCCCGGTGTCGGTCGTGCCGTTCTCGACGGACCCCAACGACGCCCAGACCGACGCTGACGGGCTCTCAGACGGCGCGGAGGTCGGCTCGATCGTCCAGCGCTCGGTCGCGTTCACGATCGTCACCGACGGCGAACCGTTCTCCCAGCGCCTCTCGGGCGGCAACTGGCAGATCCACAGCAACCCGACGAAAGTCGACACCGACGGTGACGGGCTGACCGACGACACGGAGACAGACGGCTGGACCGTCCCGACGATCAACCGCAGCGGGCAGGCCTACCGCTACGCGACCCACGAGGCCAACGGGTCGGTCCACGTCGACTCGAACCCACGCAAGAAAGACTCCGACGGCGACGTGATCACCGACAGTGCCGAAAAGTTCCGCGCCCACACTGACCCCAGTGGTGACGTGCGATACGGTATCGCGGGGACGCTGGCCACCCGCGCCGTCAAACTGGACGACACACGAGACTCCGACCAGGACGGCTTCCCCGACCGCCAGGAGTTCCAGGGCATCCCCACACAGGTCGACGGGTCGTTCGTCCAGTTCGAGACCGACCCGCTGAATCCCGACACCGACGGCGACGAGTTACACGACTCCGAGGAGTTCGAGTCGCTGACGACGGTCGACCGCGATATCGGTGTCACGAGCGTCCAGCGCGATATATTTCCGCTGGTCAGCGACCCGACCGAGACGGATTCCGACGGCGATCAGCTCTCTGACCTCGCTGAGCGAAGATTCGGAACGACGCCGCTAGCTGCCAATCCCGACGGCGACCAGTTCACCGACTTCGCCGACCCGCAACCGTACACCGAGAACCTCCCGCCGGAGATTACCATCTCGACCGATAACAAGTGGATCGGTAACGAGATCGAGGTCTCCGCCACCGACAACAACGCGCTCGAACGCATCAACGCGACGTACGTCGGTGAAAACAACTTCGGCGAGACGCGAACGGACACGTATCTGGAGACGGGTATCGAGGGGCAGTCGGCGACGATAACGCCCGCAGCGCCCTCGAGCGCCAAACGATTGATCGTCACCGCTGTCGACGACAACGGGAACGCGTACTCGTATACGGCGGAGATTCAGAACGACGGGTCCGGCGTCTCGATCGTCAGTGCGAACGTACTCGTTGCGGGACTGCCTGGTCAAGTGGCGCGGAAAGGGACACAGCAAACGCTCCGGACCCCGACTCCGGCCGGAAAAGCGGTTGTCGGAGGGCTGACGATCGGGGCGGTTGCCGGGTCGACCGGGTATTTAATTCTCGACCACAAGTTCACGACCGATATCGAGACAGGTACGTATCCCGCGCCGCTGTACAGCGGCGAGCCGGCCGTCTCCTATCCGGAGGCTGGCGTCGAAATCCCGCCAGGCCACGTGGAACGCGCAGGGGGCTTCGTTCGCGGCTACGGCTGGGCGTACATCCAGGCCGCGACCGAGCTCACCAAAGAAGAGATCGGAACGGTACTCGCCGCCGAAGAGACGCGAGAAGTCACCATATCACGAACCGAGAGAGTCGAGCGGAAAGCGTTAATCGCACTTATCGGTGGGAGCGGAGGCCCACAGAAAGTTGCCATTGTAGTCACTGTCGCTGGTGCGATATCGAGAGTCGTTACCCAGCAAATTGACAGCGCCGTCGACGATCAACAAGCTTTGGATAACGCCGAAGAGTTCGTCGACAAAAACGGGGAGAGTTCACTCGATTGCACAGACGGTTTGGATGGTTCAGTATCGAGCGATGATCTGTCGGAACTGAGCCAGGAGGAATGCCAGACGCTCCAGCAACTGGATATCACTGATGAACAGCGAGCCGGGCTAGTGTCCGCCTACGTGTCTCTGAGTGACGCCAGTCAGGCCCGGCTGGTGGAACTGGTCGAGCGCTCAAAGCAAGGCCAAGTAGAGTTCCTCGCAGAAGCCGACAGTGAGACCATTTCGGCCCTCGTCACCGGTCACAATCCGGAAGATAGCTACCAGCAGGCGATACTCCGCGTTGCCAGCGACGATGTCGATCCTTCTGATGAACAGGTCGAACGCGTCGTTCAGGAGATCGGCTCTCAGAATGGAATCGCGAGAATCAATGCACAACAGTTAGTCGTCAACGCCGGCGATCCGGGGATAAAACTCGTCGATGCCTTCTCCGGGTCAGAGCCAGATACGCTCGAATCGTTCCTCACAGCCGACCTCAACGATGCGGATATGAGAACGTGGCGTAGCGTTCTCGCAGAGCGTGCAGCCGACTCGAGTTCTGCAATCGAATATCAGGACGTTGGGGAGTATGCCCGAAACGTGCGGGAGATTCAGAGTCTCGTGGAAGCAGATGGAACAGAGATCACGGACCCGAATCGGGTAGTCCAAGAGACGATATACAATAGTGAAGACGACGGCCAGATACTAGGACAGATGCTAGAGGCTAGGCGGACGGCCCACTATGCAAATAGCTATGATAGAGTTATTGTCGATCCAGAAACCTCTGGAGATGGAGAACCTGACCTTCAGGTCGACCGTGACAGTGGACCAGATAAATATATAGAAATAAAAATGGTAGAAGGAGATCTCGATCGGGGACTGAAACTTAAGGACAAAATTATCGAGGCAGACGGCTCGTTCAATGGAATTTCAGATGGACAAAATATAGTTGTTGAAATAACTGCTCAGGGAGAAATAACCGACGATTTCAACTCGAACACTCCAGAAACGGAATCTCCTATAGAATCGTTCAAAGGAATTATTGAAGCTAAGCGTCAGGGAGCAGATATTGAGAATGTACCGAAAGACATTGATGGACTAGAGAATCCAGAGATGAGAGTGAGGGTTATAGATCAAGACGGAAACGTCGTTGATGGTGGTGAGTTTGTTGTCAGTAGCATATATAAGGAGCTTAACAATGGGAACTAA
- a CDS encoding AbrB/MazE/SpoVT family DNA-binding domain-containing protein, giving the protein MSSDRIDAESKVSGNQANIPARIRRELDIDDGDQLRWHLEDDGSVRVQVIQQQTGTFADFDGYAGEEPTDVTSDHDAWGVDIE; this is encoded by the coding sequence ATGAGCAGCGACAGAATCGACGCCGAAAGCAAGGTGTCTGGAAACCAGGCGAATATCCCCGCCCGGATTCGACGTGAACTCGATATCGACGATGGTGATCAGCTCCGTTGGCATCTCGAAGACGACGGAAGCGTACGAGTCCAGGTCATCCAACAGCAAACGGGTACATTCGCCGACTTCGACGGCTATGCTGGTGAGGAGCCGACCGACGTAACGAGCGATCACGACGCTTGGGGCGTCGACATCGAGTAA
- a CDS encoding HEAT repeat domain-containing protein, giving the protein MRAEAARVLAKHPDERAKNGLLWTRWTDNPDVVPHAIRALVQIGGEDVREALLELPDFSEEESIRKAAIEGLAEFDDEEVRTTLQAIADNEEESEPIREAARDALAAVDK; this is encoded by the coding sequence ATCAGAGCAGAAGCTGCGCGCGTTCTCGCGAAACATCCCGACGAACGTGCTAAGAACGGGTTGCTTTGGACGCGCTGGACAGACAATCCTGATGTCGTCCCACATGCAATTCGCGCACTGGTCCAGATCGGTGGCGAGGATGTCCGCGAGGCACTGCTCGAACTCCCCGATTTCTCCGAGGAAGAATCGATTCGAAAAGCCGCGATTGAGGGGCTCGCCGAGTTCGACGACGAGGAGGTTAGAACAACACTCCAAGCGATCGCCGACAATGAAGAGGAGTCGGAACCGATCCGTGAAGCGGCACGCGATGCGCTTGCAGCGGTAGACAAATAG
- a CDS encoding helix-turn-helix transcriptional regulator, with product MERYEGDPHQLLDRVPLLTAARDRPLDRSQLQDELDISRATAYRRTSTLSEEGLLDQQPGGYQTTGAGRAVVEAVEQFERSLVAIDRLEPLLAQLSAPELTRNVHLFADADLHVATPQNPNEPIEPWLEHFEEFDYFRSLVVAGCPPKVTELGIEHARDGVDFEAICTPLALQADQNASEEAFETIANADAPSLYTHSALPFTMGIVDDVVIIGGFDSETALPVASLTTENPEAREWAKDLYRRYRRDAEELDLTEMDAGLQSVTND from the coding sequence ATGGAACGCTACGAGGGTGACCCACACCAGTTGTTGGATCGGGTGCCGTTGCTGACGGCGGCCCGGGACAGGCCACTCGACCGGTCGCAGTTGCAGGACGAACTCGACATTTCACGGGCGACGGCGTACCGACGAACGTCTACCCTCTCGGAGGAGGGATTGCTCGACCAGCAGCCAGGAGGGTATCAGACGACCGGCGCCGGCCGTGCCGTGGTCGAGGCTGTCGAACAGTTCGAGCGCTCGTTGGTGGCGATCGACCGCCTGGAGCCGCTGCTCGCACAGCTGTCGGCACCGGAACTCACGCGCAACGTTCACCTGTTCGCCGACGCCGACCTCCACGTCGCCACGCCGCAGAACCCGAACGAACCGATCGAGCCGTGGCTCGAACACTTCGAGGAGTTCGACTACTTCCGAAGTCTGGTCGTCGCCGGCTGTCCCCCGAAGGTCACCGAACTGGGGATCGAACACGCCAGAGACGGCGTCGACTTCGAAGCCATCTGCACGCCGCTGGCGCTCCAGGCGGACCAGAACGCCTCCGAGGAGGCGTTCGAGACCATCGCCAACGCCGACGCGCCGTCGCTGTACACCCACTCGGCGCTCCCGTTCACGATGGGGATCGTCGACGACGTGGTCATCATCGGCGGCTTCGACAGCGAGACGGCGCTACCGGTCGCCTCCCTCACGACGGAGAATCCCGAGGCTCGGGAGTGGGCCAAAGACCTCTACCGGCGATACAGACGCGACGCGGAGGAGCTCGACCTCACCGAGATGGACGCCGGTCTCCAGTCGGTGACCAACGACTGA
- a CDS encoding PIN domain-containing protein, with the protein MPRALIDTTVLFAAAYRRDGSHDGALPVLQSIDDGTLPEAVVLDYVLAETLNGLTTHAGHDAAVDLLDRIEENARFHIDSLTTDALSTGKAIFRQHEPLSFVDACIVAYMQTEGLGYLYAFDDDFDAVEDVYRLDTATNPYDPD; encoded by the coding sequence ATGCCTCGTGCACTCATCGATACGACAGTCCTCTTTGCCGCTGCATACCGGCGAGATGGATCTCACGATGGCGCGCTTCCCGTGCTCCAAAGCATCGACGATGGAACGCTCCCGGAGGCAGTCGTCTTGGACTACGTACTCGCGGAAACACTCAACGGCCTCACGACCCACGCTGGCCACGACGCAGCCGTCGATCTTCTCGATCGTATCGAAGAAAACGCCCGCTTCCACATCGACTCACTCACCACCGATGCCCTCTCGACAGGGAAGGCCATATTTCGACAACACGAGCCACTCTCCTTCGTCGACGCCTGCATTGTTGCGTATATGCAGACCGAGGGGCTCGGCTACCTGTATGCGTTCGACGACGATTTTGACGCAGTCGAGGATGTATATCGGCTCGATACAGCGACGAATCCCTACGATCCGGATTGA
- a CDS encoding carboxymuconolactone decarboxylase family protein, which translates to MARVPLIEPEAVDDPAVEEIFAWVTEMEGSVPNHFYLELNFPEYMKPKLQSTAALWEHGELSMPEIQHVGIAVSTANGCSYCTGAFCTILDYGLDADTDYVRAFAEQGTDVLDDERLETIVEYALTINDDPHAVTDADTEALREVGLGDKGVVQLTHLVSDFASYNRLNTALDTDYDYQELWRELDTAAMSPADD; encoded by the coding sequence ATGGCACGAGTGCCACTCATCGAACCCGAAGCGGTCGACGATCCGGCTGTCGAAGAGATCTTCGCGTGGGTCACCGAAATGGAGGGGTCGGTCCCGAACCACTTCTATCTGGAGTTGAACTTTCCGGAGTACATGAAGCCGAAGCTCCAGTCGACGGCGGCGCTGTGGGAACACGGGGAGCTGTCGATGCCGGAGATCCAGCACGTCGGCATCGCCGTCTCCACCGCCAACGGGTGTTCGTACTGCACCGGCGCCTTCTGTACGATCCTCGACTACGGGCTCGACGCCGACACCGACTACGTCAGGGCGTTCGCCGAGCAGGGCACGGACGTCCTCGACGACGAGCGCCTGGAGACCATCGTCGAGTACGCGCTGACGATCAACGACGACCCCCACGCCGTCACCGACGCGGATACCGAGGCCCTTCGCGAGGTCGGCCTCGGCGACAAGGGGGTCGTCCAGTTGACCCACCTGGTCAGCGACTTCGCCTCCTACAACCGCCTCAACACCGCGCTCGATACGGACTACGACTATCAGGAGCTGTGGCGCGAACTCGACACGGCCGCCATGTCGCCCGCCGACGATTAG
- a CDS encoding endo-1,4-beta-xylanase, with product MSSEKTLRELADENDVTIGAGVPARSFRQYPDDPTLAQTLKREFNAITTANALKMGPLRPERKVYDFDDADAIVNFGVENDMTVRGHTLLWHKQTPEWFLAWDYTDDQLEAFVRDHIHTVAGRYHDKVDVWDVVNEAVADDGSMRETMWYEAMGEAYLDKAFEWANDVAPNADLYYNDYEIASDNDKADAVYDLLQRLLDRGVPIDGVGIQMHSLPSYQHSREGPEAVGANIRRFKDLGLDVQVTEMDVAYGPDEEFDDRLEHQAQYYRDVLEACLDNGCDTLITWGVHDAGTWLQNRYDVTSDPLLFDENFNPKPAYDAIRDLLESRS from the coding sequence ATGTCCAGTGAGAAGACACTCCGCGAACTGGCCGACGAGAATGACGTGACGATCGGGGCAGGCGTTCCCGCTCGATCGTTCAGACAGTATCCCGACGATCCGACGCTCGCACAGACGCTCAAGCGGGAGTTCAACGCGATTACGACGGCGAACGCGCTGAAGATGGGGCCGTTGCGCCCCGAACGCAAGGTCTACGATTTCGACGATGCCGACGCGATCGTGAACTTCGGTGTCGAGAACGACATGACCGTCCGAGGACACACGTTGCTCTGGCACAAGCAGACCCCGGAGTGGTTCCTCGCCTGGGACTACACCGACGACCAGTTAGAAGCGTTTGTCCGAGATCACATTCACACGGTGGCCGGCCGCTATCACGATAAAGTGGACGTCTGGGACGTCGTGAACGAAGCGGTGGCCGACGACGGGTCGATGCGCGAGACGATGTGGTACGAGGCGATGGGCGAAGCATATCTCGACAAGGCCTTCGAGTGGGCGAACGACGTCGCGCCGAACGCCGATCTCTATTACAACGATTACGAGATCGCCTCAGACAACGACAAGGCCGACGCCGTATACGACCTTCTGCAGCGCCTGCTCGACCGTGGCGTGCCGATCGACGGCGTCGGGATCCAGATGCACTCGCTGCCGTCGTATCAGCACAGCCGGGAGGGCCCCGAAGCGGTCGGCGCGAACATCCGTCGCTTCAAAGACCTCGGCCTGGACGTGCAGGTCACCGAGATGGACGTCGCGTACGGCCCCGACGAGGAGTTCGACGATCGCCTCGAACACCAGGCACAGTACTATCGAGACGTCCTCGAGGCGTGCCTCGACAACGGCTGTGACACGCTCATCACCTGGGGCGTCCACGACGCGGGAACCTGGCTCCAGAATCGCTACGACGTGACGAGCGATCCACTGCTCTTCGACGAGAACTTCAACCCCAAGCCCGCGTACGACGCGATCCGAGACCTCCTGGAGAGTCGGAGTTGA